From a region of the Mycolicibacterium sp. MU0050 genome:
- a CDS encoding FAD-binding protein: protein MPTGGDYDLIVVGFGAAGAAAAIEAADRGARVLVLDRGHGGGATALSGGIIYAGAGTPEQRAGGYEDSVEEMRAYLRAEVGDAVSDETLTRFCEQSPAMIEWLKAQGVEFRGGPVSSYKTSYPTDDFYLYYSGNEKAHPYGGYARPAPRGHRVLAPGMSSGRVLFEHLHRSARSKGVEIVPLARVHDLIKDDQGRVTGIRYRAVPTDSAAARKYSTLTKLTGKVGTWLPGVVKGAVARAEEIWTEAAVPGHAHAGAVVLAAGGFVYNREWMQEFAPQFMKISPLGTPGDDGGGIALGLAAGGTADKMGNVTAWRFLAPPSAFLEGLTVGADGRRIANEDLYGATHGNVLMREFGGRGWAIYDASTWKKVRRQIRGQTHVFQRLQLLYLFTLGHKKAATIEGIAAQNGIDPAGLRRTFDEYRSGITSGAGDPAHKTSELCPPMQTGPFYSINISADSSMFFPIPGLTLGGLVVDENTGEVVHRDGGVVPGLYAAGRNAVGICSNSYVSGLSLSDCIFSGRRAAAHAAQRLGFGSVHRDAD from the coding sequence ATGCCGACAGGCGGTGACTACGACCTGATCGTGGTGGGATTCGGCGCCGCCGGTGCCGCAGCGGCCATCGAGGCTGCCGATCGCGGGGCACGCGTGCTCGTGCTGGACCGCGGCCACGGCGGTGGGGCCACCGCGTTGTCCGGGGGCATCATCTACGCCGGCGCCGGGACACCGGAGCAGCGGGCCGGCGGCTACGAGGACAGCGTCGAGGAGATGCGCGCCTACCTGCGGGCCGAAGTCGGCGATGCCGTCAGCGACGAAACCCTCACCCGGTTCTGCGAGCAGAGCCCCGCGATGATCGAGTGGCTCAAGGCCCAGGGGGTGGAATTCCGGGGCGGGCCGGTGTCGTCCTACAAGACCTCCTACCCCACCGACGACTTCTACCTCTACTACTCGGGCAACGAGAAGGCCCACCCGTACGGCGGGTACGCCCGGCCGGCGCCGCGCGGCCATCGCGTCCTGGCCCCCGGGATGAGTTCGGGCCGAGTGCTCTTCGAGCACCTGCACCGCTCCGCGCGAAGCAAGGGCGTCGAGATCGTCCCGCTGGCCCGGGTCCACGACCTGATCAAGGACGATCAGGGACGCGTCACCGGTATCCGCTACCGGGCGGTGCCCACCGACAGCGCTGCCGCACGCAAGTATTCGACGCTGACAAAGCTGACCGGCAAGGTGGGCACCTGGCTGCCCGGCGTCGTCAAGGGAGCAGTCGCGCGGGCCGAAGAAATCTGGACCGAGGCCGCCGTGCCGGGCCACGCGCACGCCGGGGCCGTGGTGCTGGCCGCCGGGGGGTTCGTCTACAACCGGGAATGGATGCAGGAGTTCGCGCCGCAGTTCATGAAGATCTCGCCGCTCGGAACGCCGGGTGACGACGGCGGCGGCATCGCGCTCGGTCTGGCGGCCGGGGGCACGGCCGACAAGATGGGCAACGTCACCGCCTGGCGTTTCCTGGCGCCGCCGAGCGCGTTCCTGGAGGGCCTCACCGTCGGCGCGGACGGTCGACGAATCGCCAACGAAGACCTCTACGGAGCCACCCACGGCAACGTGCTGATGCGCGAGTTCGGTGGCCGCGGATGGGCCATCTACGACGCGTCGACCTGGAAGAAGGTGCGCCGACAGATCCGCGGGCAGACGCACGTGTTCCAACGTTTGCAGCTGCTGTACCTCTTCACACTCGGGCACAAGAAGGCCGCGACCATCGAGGGCATCGCAGCGCAGAACGGCATCGACCCGGCCGGGCTACGCCGCACCTTTGATGAGTATCGAAGTGGGATCACCAGCGGTGCAGGAGATCCCGCGCACAAGACGTCCGAGTTGTGCCCGCCGATGCAGACCGGGCCGTTCTATTCGATCAACATCTCCGCCGATTCGTCGATGTTCTTTCCGATCCCCGGCCTGACGTTGGGCGGCCTGGTGGTCGACGAGAACACCGGCGAGGTGGTGCACCGCGACGGCGGTGTGGTTCCGGGCCTGTATGCCGCGGGCCGCAACGCCGTCGGCATCTGTTCCAACAGCTATGTCAGCGGCCTGTCGCTCTCCGACTGCATCTTCAGCGGTCGCCGGGCGGCCGCCCACGCCGCACAGCGGCTGGGCTTCGGGTCGGTGCACCGAGACGCCGACTGA
- a CDS encoding zinc-binding dehydrogenase, whose translation MSAPGQVDIVDIPTPSVSAGDVLVRIRACGICGSDTFYLSIGGLPPHQGNMPLGHEAAGEVVAVGSAVTDIAVGQRVVINPMAAPDGVIGNGGASGALAQYLLIKDAVVGHSVEPIPDHVPFEVAALNEPMAVARHGVNQVAPKLTDQVVVFGAGPIGLGMTISLKSLGVHHVVVVDVVADRLDKALEVGADAVINSSTEDLPARLRELHGNGESIWPDRAGTDIYLDAAGVPAVVNTALSTAKRGAKIGIVGVHKEPVSVDLMNIMSNELTLVGSMGYPTEIFEVTPDIVADWQTYAKIISHTIDFDDLPEALELVATPGATEKVVIVFD comes from the coding sequence ATATCCGCGCCCGGTCAAGTCGACATTGTCGACATCCCGACTCCGTCCGTCAGTGCGGGCGATGTGCTCGTACGTATCCGCGCCTGCGGGATCTGTGGGTCCGACACGTTCTACCTGTCCATCGGTGGTCTACCGCCGCACCAGGGCAACATGCCGCTCGGACACGAGGCAGCCGGCGAAGTCGTCGCGGTCGGTAGTGCGGTTACCGACATCGCCGTCGGCCAACGCGTGGTGATCAACCCCATGGCTGCGCCGGACGGTGTCATCGGCAACGGCGGCGCCAGCGGGGCACTGGCGCAGTACCTCCTCATCAAGGATGCGGTGGTAGGCCACAGCGTCGAGCCCATCCCCGATCACGTGCCATTCGAGGTAGCAGCACTGAATGAACCCATGGCCGTCGCCCGCCACGGCGTCAACCAGGTAGCGCCCAAGCTGACCGACCAGGTGGTCGTCTTCGGTGCCGGCCCGATTGGTCTCGGTATGACAATTTCGCTCAAATCCCTTGGCGTCCATCATGTCGTCGTGGTCGATGTGGTGGCTGACCGTCTCGACAAAGCGCTCGAAGTCGGAGCGGATGCGGTCATCAACTCCAGCACCGAGGACCTGCCCGCCCGCCTCCGCGAACTGCACGGCAATGGCGAATCCATTTGGCCGGACCGGGCCGGCACGGACATCTACCTCGACGCCGCAGGGGTGCCCGCGGTGGTGAACACTGCGCTGAGCACCGCCAAGCGCGGCGCCAAGATCGGCATCGTCGGGGTCCACAAGGAACCGGTCAGCGTGGACCTGATGAACATCATGAGCAACGAGCTGACTCTGGTCGGCTCGATGGGGTATCCTACGGAGATCTTCGAAGTAACCCCCGACATCGTCGCTGACTGGCAGACCTATGCGAAGATCATCAGCCACACCATCGATTTCGACGACCTGCCGGAGGCCCTCGAGCTGGTAGCCACACCCGGCGCCACGGAAAAGGTCGTCATCGTCTTCGACTGA
- a CDS encoding cytochrome P450, whose translation MVIAGMIGLDEQYIAPMRACTETFIDTTSTEEPLKAAIQIYTMFAELLEERRHRPRDDMMSALISAEIDGERLSDEELLGFCLLLVLGGNDTTASLIGSGTVLLLNHPDQLELLQDDSTLWPGAIEEMLRIESPTQALPRSTTRDIELHGVHIPADSRVLLVWGSANHDEREFPDPERFDIQRKAQRHTAFGHGVHYCMGTHLARLEARIAFTEWFARFPGCRLAGEAVRTTSSWARAFDSIPLQLG comes from the coding sequence GTGGTCATCGCCGGAATGATTGGTCTCGATGAGCAGTACATCGCACCCATGCGTGCCTGTACGGAGACATTCATCGATACCACCAGCACGGAAGAGCCGCTGAAGGCGGCGATCCAGATCTACACGATGTTCGCCGAGCTGCTCGAGGAGCGCCGGCATCGACCACGAGATGACATGATGTCTGCACTGATCAGCGCCGAGATCGACGGGGAACGGCTGAGCGACGAGGAACTCCTGGGTTTCTGTCTGCTGCTGGTGCTCGGAGGCAACGACACGACTGCGAGCCTGATCGGATCGGGCACCGTCCTGCTGCTGAATCACCCCGACCAGCTCGAACTGCTGCAAGATGATTCGACACTGTGGCCGGGCGCGATCGAAGAGATGCTTCGAATCGAATCCCCGACACAGGCCCTACCCCGGAGCACCACGCGCGATATCGAGTTGCACGGCGTCCACATTCCGGCCGATTCGCGGGTGCTGTTGGTATGGGGGTCCGCCAACCACGATGAGCGGGAGTTTCCAGACCCGGAGCGCTTCGACATACAGCGGAAGGCGCAACGTCATACCGCATTCGGCCATGGTGTGCATTACTGCATGGGCACGCACCTTGCCCGGTTGGAGGCACGTATTGCCTTTACCGAGTGGTTCGCCCGATTCCCCGGCTGCAGGCTGGCCGGCGAGGCGGTCCGAACCACCTCGAGTTGGGCGCGTGCGTTCGACTCGATTCCGTTGCAACTGGGCTGA
- a CDS encoding SDR family oxidoreductase — MTNRISFDFAGTQVLITGGTSGLGHATACLFRDSGAAVTITGTKASPAEYPVDLSGMAYRALALTDNAAIDALAASFSTLDVLVNNAGVNFPGGLDESTPDGFAASVDINLTAQYRLTVALESALRASALRGGASVVTLASMAAIRATTVVPGYGAAKAGVLSMTRALAARWAAAGIRVNAVTPGVVATRMTAPMEHFPEIKQAELDHIPLGRFAEPAEVAGVIAFMCSERASYCTGSSFVVDGGYSLQ; from the coding sequence ATGACCAACCGGATCAGCTTCGACTTCGCCGGCACCCAAGTTCTGATCACCGGCGGTACCAGCGGTCTCGGCCACGCTACCGCATGCTTGTTCCGAGACAGCGGCGCGGCGGTGACGATCACCGGCACCAAAGCGAGTCCCGCGGAGTACCCGGTCGATCTGTCCGGAATGGCCTATCGCGCACTCGCGTTGACCGACAACGCCGCAATCGACGCACTTGCGGCGTCGTTCTCGACACTGGACGTTCTGGTCAACAACGCCGGTGTCAACTTTCCGGGCGGACTCGACGAGAGCACGCCCGACGGATTCGCGGCCTCCGTCGACATCAACCTGACTGCTCAATACCGACTGACCGTTGCGTTGGAGTCGGCGTTGCGGGCGTCGGCGCTGCGTGGCGGTGCCAGTGTGGTGACGTTGGCGTCGATGGCGGCGATTCGCGCGACGACGGTGGTGCCGGGCTACGGCGCGGCCAAGGCTGGGGTGTTGTCGATGACCCGGGCGCTGGCCGCCCGCTGGGCTGCGGCGGGAATCCGGGTCAACGCCGTGACACCGGGAGTTGTCGCGACCCGGATGACCGCGCCGATGGAGCATTTCCCCGAGATCAAGCAGGCCGAGCTCGACCACATCCCGCTCGGCCGGTTCGCAGAGCCTGCTGAAGTCGCAGGCGTCATCGCTTTTATGTGCAGCGAAAGAGCCTCGTACTGCACAGGATCCAGCTTCGTGGTCGACGGCGGATACAGCCTGCAGTAG